The Candoia aspera isolate rCanAsp1 chromosome 6, rCanAsp1.hap2, whole genome shotgun sequence genome has a segment encoding these proteins:
- the SNORC gene encoding protein SNORC, with protein MTHRYWPALDCQKTNCLVCFFPAEYSQGPIPTLWNDPPELPSGGGPLETSPPARFSDSTGFPPYTSDYELEDTTHFHQLDNGNGSLGPGAIGAIVIAALLGTSVIVALIVITLRKCSAS; from the exons ATgacg CACAGGTATTGGCCTGCTCTGGATTGCCAAAAGACTAACTGTCTTGTATGTTTTTTCCCAGCAGAATACTCACAAGGACCTATCCCAACATTGTGGAATGATCCCCCAGAGCTGCCATCAGGTGGAGGACCTTTAGAAACCAGCCCCCCTGCTCGCTTCTCAGATTCTACAGGATTTCCACCATATACATCTGATTATGAACTAGAGGACACAACCCACTTCCACcagctggataatggaaatg GGTCTCTGGGTCCTGGGGCTATCGGTGCCATAGTGATTGCTGCTCTGCTGGGCACGTCTGTGATTGTGGCCTTGATTGTCATCACTCTACGAAAATGTTCTGCttcctaa